CTCATCGGGGAAACCCTTGATTCGCTGCTCCATGGCCTCTGATGCGCCAGGCTTAGTCTGGCGCATCAAACAGGCAGGGCTCGGCCGCACTCTTAATCTGCGTCGGTGCTTTGAAAGAGCTAAGCATATCCGCAATTTTTGGGGGGAGCACCGAGAGGAAAATTCTTGCACAGCCTGGTCTGATCCGTAAGAATTGGTGTCTCAGGTGAGTGGTCATGTGTTCAGTGTGTTCTGGGAGCGGACGCGTCATCTGCGGGAACAAAGGGCACCCCCATGCAAGTCGACTGCCGCCGCCCGCATGTCGCTACCGTTCTGTGCAAACCAAACCCGGAAGCGAAAAGATGATTAATGAAAACCGAATGCACGATTTACTTGGCAAAATGGTTTCTGAAATGGGAGCCGCTGCGGTAGGTTCTTTGGTGAGTTTGGGTGATAAGCTTGGGCTGTATCGCGCTCTCGCGAAGGACGGCCCTCTGTCGGCCGGCATGCTGGCGGAAAAGACAGGGACCACCGAACGCTACGTGCGCGAATGGTGTGCCGCCCAAGCCGGTTCCGGCTACATTGAATATGAAGCAGATACAGACAAGTTTAGCATGAGCCCTGAATAACAAGCTGTATTTGCGGACCCGGACAGTCCTTTTTGCATGACGGGAGGATTTTATGCAATCGGTTCAATGTATGTCGATGAACCGAAAATTACACATGCATTTCAAACAGGCGAAGGCGTTTCATGGGGTGACCATAGCGCTTGCCTTTTCTGTGGAACCGAAAAGTTCTTTCGGCCAGGGTACCAGGCAAGCCTTGTAAGCGAGTGGCTACCGTCACTGGACGGCGTGATTGATAAATTGGAGGCGGGAGCGAAGGTTGCCGATGTGGGCTGTGGCCACGGGGCCTCCACGCTGGTGATGGCCAAGGCTTTTCCGAAATCGAGTTTCATCGGATTTGACTTTCACGAGCCTTCGGTAAATCGCGCCAATGAACTTGCCTCTGACTCGGGGCTGGCGAACGTCCGTTTTGATGTAGCAGCAGCAAAGAATTTTCCGGGA
Above is a genomic segment from Rosistilla ulvae containing:
- a CDS encoding class I SAM-dependent methyltransferase, which codes for MYVDEPKITHAFQTGEGVSWGDHSACLFCGTEKFFRPGYQASLVSEWLPSLDGVIDKLEAGAKVADVGCGHGASTLVMAKAFPKSSFIGFDFHEPSVNRANELASDSGLANVRFDVAAAKNFPGTDYDLIAFFDCLHDMGDPVGVAAHTLEALRPDGTMMLVEPFAHDELKDNLNPIGRMFYSFSTMVCTPASISQEVGLALGAQAGEKRLSEVAAEAGFSQFRRATETPFNLVLEAKP